A genomic stretch from Rhineura floridana isolate rRhiFlo1 chromosome 18, rRhiFlo1.hap2, whole genome shotgun sequence includes:
- the LOC133372516 gene encoding solute carrier family 2, facilitated glucose transporter member 5-like isoform X3 yields MKMERNHTSMEPKKGRMTLMLALVTLIAAFGSSFQYGYNVSVINSPELFMKDFYNETYYERKGEYMDENLMLALWSLTVSFFPLGGFFGSLMVGPMVNKCGRKGTLLINNIFSIIPAILMGTSKVAKTFEVIIVCRIIIGICAGLSSNVVPMYLGELSPKNLRGAVGVVPQLFITIGILVAQILGMRMILGSTGGWPILLGLTGVPAALQLLLLPFFPESPRYLLIQKGDEEGAKTALKKLRGQDDVEDEMEEMRAEDQAEKAEGRMSVLTLFTYRGLRWQLISIIVMMMGQQLSGVNAVYYYADSIYRRAGIKENDVQFVTVGTGAVNVVMTLFAVFIVESLGRRILLLVGFGLCSVACAVLTVALNLKSIEWMPYLSIGCVIAYVIGHAVGASAIPSVMIIEMFLQSSRPAAFMVGGSVHWLSNFTVGLLFNYMDQGMGPYSFLIFCGICLATVIYIFIIVPETKNKTFMEINQIMAKRNGTEEDVDKEELKDFPVASAPYSKKAEVERNSAL; encoded by the exons ATGAAGATGGAGAGAAATCATACAAGCATGGAGCCCAAGAAGGGG AGAATGACTCTCATGCTTGCCTTGGTGACCTTGATTGCTGCCTTCGGCTCATCTTTCCAATATGGCTATAACGTCTCGGTGATCAATTCTCCAGAGCTG TTCATGAAAGATTTTTACAATGAAACCTACTACGAAAGGAAGGGCGAGTACATGGATGAGAACTTGATGTTGGCCCTCTGGTCTCTCACGGTGTCTTTCTTCCCCCTCGGAGGCTTCTTCGGGTCACTTATGGTTGGCCCCATGGTGAACAAATGTGGCAG AAAGGGCACCTTACTGATCAACAAcatcttctccatcatccctgcCATTCTCATGGGCACCTCCAAGGTGGCAAAGACTTTCGAGGTGATCATCGTTTGCCGCATCATCATCGGTATATGTGCAG GCTTGTCTTCCAACGTTGTCCCTATGTATCTTGGAGAGCTGTCTCCCAAAAACCTaaggggggccgtgggggtgGTTCCACAGCTCTTTATCACAATCGGGATCCTCGTTGCTCAGATTCTCGGTATGCGGATGATTCTCGGAAGCACCGGAG GCTGGCCTATTCTGTTGGGTCTAACTGGGGTTCCTGCAGCATTGCAGCTTCTTCTGCTCCCCTTCTTTCCGGAGAGTCCCAGGTATCTGCTGATCCAGAAAGGAGATGAAGAGGGCGCCAAGACAG CTTTGAAGAAACTGAGGGGCCAAGACGATGTGGAGGATGAGATGGAAGAGATGCGTGCAGAAGACCAGGCGGAGAAAGCTGAAGGGCGGATGTCTGTGCTTACCCTTTTCACCTATCGTGGTCTCCGATGGCAACTGATCTCTATCATCGTTATGATGATGGGGCAACAGCTCTCTGGAGTTAACGCG GTCTACTACTATGCTGACAGTATCTACAGGAGAGCAGGCATAAAAGAGAACGATGTGCAGTTTGTCACCGTTGGGACAGGGGCTGTCAATGTCGTCATGACATTATTCGCG GTCTTTATTGTCGAGTCCCTGGGTCGGAGAATTTTGCTTCTGGTTGGTTTTGGGCTCTGCTCCGTTGCCTGCGCTGTGTTAACTGTGGCTCTGAATCTCAAG TCCATTGAATGGATGCCGTACCTCAGCATAGGCTGTGTAATCGCCTACGTCATTGGACATGCTGTTGGGGCAA GCGCAATTCCGAGTGTGATGATCATTGAGATGTTCCTCCAGTCATCTCGTCCTGCAGCGTTCATGGTCGGAGGGTCCGTTCACTGGCTTTCAAATTTCACCGTGGGCCTGCTCTTCAATTATATGGAC CAAGGTATGGGGCCCTATTCCTTCCTGATTTTCTgcggcatctgtttggccaccgtCATTTATATCTTCATCATAGTTCCCGAAACCAAGAATAAAACCTTCATGGAAATCAACCAGATCATGGCAAAGAGAAACGGCACGGAGGAGGATGTTGACAAGGAGGAGCTCAAAGATTTTCCTGTGGCCTCGGCACCGTACAGCAAGAAAGCTGAGGTGGAGAGGAACAGCGCCCTTTAA
- the LOC133372516 gene encoding solute carrier family 2, facilitated glucose transporter member 5-like isoform X1, with product MKMQKGSERTLTSLAREGKAELRGRTFKMKMERNHTSMEPKKGRMTLMLALVTLIAAFGSSFQYGYNVSVINSPELFMKDFYNETYYERKGEYMDENLMLALWSLTVSFFPLGGFFGSLMVGPMVNKCGRKGTLLINNIFSIIPAILMGTSKVAKTFEVIIVCRIIIGICAGLSSNVVPMYLGELSPKNLRGAVGVVPQLFITIGILVAQILGMRMILGSTGGWPILLGLTGVPAALQLLLLPFFPESPRYLLIQKGDEEGAKTALKKLRGQDDVEDEMEEMRAEDQAEKAEGRMSVLTLFTYRGLRWQLISIIVMMMGQQLSGVNAVYYYADSIYRRAGIKENDVQFVTVGTGAVNVVMTLFAVFIVESLGRRILLLVGFGLCSVACAVLTVALNLKSIEWMPYLSIGCVIAYVIGHAVGASAIPSVMIIEMFLQSSRPAAFMVGGSVHWLSNFTVGLLFNYMDQGMGPYSFLIFCGICLATVIYIFIIVPETKNKTFMEINQIMAKRNGTEEDVDKEELKDFPVASAPYSKKAEVERNSAL from the exons ATGAAAATGCAGAAAGGCTCTGAGAGAACGCTGACCTCCTTGGCCAGGGAAGGG AAGGCAGAGCTGAGAGGAAGAACATTTAAAATGAAGATGGAGAGAAATCATACAAGCATGGAGCCCAAGAAGGGG AGAATGACTCTCATGCTTGCCTTGGTGACCTTGATTGCTGCCTTCGGCTCATCTTTCCAATATGGCTATAACGTCTCGGTGATCAATTCTCCAGAGCTG TTCATGAAAGATTTTTACAATGAAACCTACTACGAAAGGAAGGGCGAGTACATGGATGAGAACTTGATGTTGGCCCTCTGGTCTCTCACGGTGTCTTTCTTCCCCCTCGGAGGCTTCTTCGGGTCACTTATGGTTGGCCCCATGGTGAACAAATGTGGCAG AAAGGGCACCTTACTGATCAACAAcatcttctccatcatccctgcCATTCTCATGGGCACCTCCAAGGTGGCAAAGACTTTCGAGGTGATCATCGTTTGCCGCATCATCATCGGTATATGTGCAG GCTTGTCTTCCAACGTTGTCCCTATGTATCTTGGAGAGCTGTCTCCCAAAAACCTaaggggggccgtgggggtgGTTCCACAGCTCTTTATCACAATCGGGATCCTCGTTGCTCAGATTCTCGGTATGCGGATGATTCTCGGAAGCACCGGAG GCTGGCCTATTCTGTTGGGTCTAACTGGGGTTCCTGCAGCATTGCAGCTTCTTCTGCTCCCCTTCTTTCCGGAGAGTCCCAGGTATCTGCTGATCCAGAAAGGAGATGAAGAGGGCGCCAAGACAG CTTTGAAGAAACTGAGGGGCCAAGACGATGTGGAGGATGAGATGGAAGAGATGCGTGCAGAAGACCAGGCGGAGAAAGCTGAAGGGCGGATGTCTGTGCTTACCCTTTTCACCTATCGTGGTCTCCGATGGCAACTGATCTCTATCATCGTTATGATGATGGGGCAACAGCTCTCTGGAGTTAACGCG GTCTACTACTATGCTGACAGTATCTACAGGAGAGCAGGCATAAAAGAGAACGATGTGCAGTTTGTCACCGTTGGGACAGGGGCTGTCAATGTCGTCATGACATTATTCGCG GTCTTTATTGTCGAGTCCCTGGGTCGGAGAATTTTGCTTCTGGTTGGTTTTGGGCTCTGCTCCGTTGCCTGCGCTGTGTTAACTGTGGCTCTGAATCTCAAG TCCATTGAATGGATGCCGTACCTCAGCATAGGCTGTGTAATCGCCTACGTCATTGGACATGCTGTTGGGGCAA GCGCAATTCCGAGTGTGATGATCATTGAGATGTTCCTCCAGTCATCTCGTCCTGCAGCGTTCATGGTCGGAGGGTCCGTTCACTGGCTTTCAAATTTCACCGTGGGCCTGCTCTTCAATTATATGGAC CAAGGTATGGGGCCCTATTCCTTCCTGATTTTCTgcggcatctgtttggccaccgtCATTTATATCTTCATCATAGTTCCCGAAACCAAGAATAAAACCTTCATGGAAATCAACCAGATCATGGCAAAGAGAAACGGCACGGAGGAGGATGTTGACAAGGAGGAGCTCAAAGATTTTCCTGTGGCCTCGGCACCGTACAGCAAGAAAGCTGAGGTGGAGAGGAACAGCGCCCTTTAA
- the LOC133372516 gene encoding solute carrier family 2, facilitated glucose transporter member 5-like isoform X2, translating to MHFKCMKAELRGRTFKMKMERNHTSMEPKKGRMTLMLALVTLIAAFGSSFQYGYNVSVINSPELFMKDFYNETYYERKGEYMDENLMLALWSLTVSFFPLGGFFGSLMVGPMVNKCGRKGTLLINNIFSIIPAILMGTSKVAKTFEVIIVCRIIIGICAGLSSNVVPMYLGELSPKNLRGAVGVVPQLFITIGILVAQILGMRMILGSTGGWPILLGLTGVPAALQLLLLPFFPESPRYLLIQKGDEEGAKTALKKLRGQDDVEDEMEEMRAEDQAEKAEGRMSVLTLFTYRGLRWQLISIIVMMMGQQLSGVNAVYYYADSIYRRAGIKENDVQFVTVGTGAVNVVMTLFAVFIVESLGRRILLLVGFGLCSVACAVLTVALNLKSIEWMPYLSIGCVIAYVIGHAVGASAIPSVMIIEMFLQSSRPAAFMVGGSVHWLSNFTVGLLFNYMDQGMGPYSFLIFCGICLATVIYIFIIVPETKNKTFMEINQIMAKRNGTEEDVDKEELKDFPVASAPYSKKAEVERNSAL from the exons atgcactttaaatgcatg AAGGCAGAGCTGAGAGGAAGAACATTTAAAATGAAGATGGAGAGAAATCATACAAGCATGGAGCCCAAGAAGGGG AGAATGACTCTCATGCTTGCCTTGGTGACCTTGATTGCTGCCTTCGGCTCATCTTTCCAATATGGCTATAACGTCTCGGTGATCAATTCTCCAGAGCTG TTCATGAAAGATTTTTACAATGAAACCTACTACGAAAGGAAGGGCGAGTACATGGATGAGAACTTGATGTTGGCCCTCTGGTCTCTCACGGTGTCTTTCTTCCCCCTCGGAGGCTTCTTCGGGTCACTTATGGTTGGCCCCATGGTGAACAAATGTGGCAG AAAGGGCACCTTACTGATCAACAAcatcttctccatcatccctgcCATTCTCATGGGCACCTCCAAGGTGGCAAAGACTTTCGAGGTGATCATCGTTTGCCGCATCATCATCGGTATATGTGCAG GCTTGTCTTCCAACGTTGTCCCTATGTATCTTGGAGAGCTGTCTCCCAAAAACCTaaggggggccgtgggggtgGTTCCACAGCTCTTTATCACAATCGGGATCCTCGTTGCTCAGATTCTCGGTATGCGGATGATTCTCGGAAGCACCGGAG GCTGGCCTATTCTGTTGGGTCTAACTGGGGTTCCTGCAGCATTGCAGCTTCTTCTGCTCCCCTTCTTTCCGGAGAGTCCCAGGTATCTGCTGATCCAGAAAGGAGATGAAGAGGGCGCCAAGACAG CTTTGAAGAAACTGAGGGGCCAAGACGATGTGGAGGATGAGATGGAAGAGATGCGTGCAGAAGACCAGGCGGAGAAAGCTGAAGGGCGGATGTCTGTGCTTACCCTTTTCACCTATCGTGGTCTCCGATGGCAACTGATCTCTATCATCGTTATGATGATGGGGCAACAGCTCTCTGGAGTTAACGCG GTCTACTACTATGCTGACAGTATCTACAGGAGAGCAGGCATAAAAGAGAACGATGTGCAGTTTGTCACCGTTGGGACAGGGGCTGTCAATGTCGTCATGACATTATTCGCG GTCTTTATTGTCGAGTCCCTGGGTCGGAGAATTTTGCTTCTGGTTGGTTTTGGGCTCTGCTCCGTTGCCTGCGCTGTGTTAACTGTGGCTCTGAATCTCAAG TCCATTGAATGGATGCCGTACCTCAGCATAGGCTGTGTAATCGCCTACGTCATTGGACATGCTGTTGGGGCAA GCGCAATTCCGAGTGTGATGATCATTGAGATGTTCCTCCAGTCATCTCGTCCTGCAGCGTTCATGGTCGGAGGGTCCGTTCACTGGCTTTCAAATTTCACCGTGGGCCTGCTCTTCAATTATATGGAC CAAGGTATGGGGCCCTATTCCTTCCTGATTTTCTgcggcatctgtttggccaccgtCATTTATATCTTCATCATAGTTCCCGAAACCAAGAATAAAACCTTCATGGAAATCAACCAGATCATGGCAAAGAGAAACGGCACGGAGGAGGATGTTGACAAGGAGGAGCTCAAAGATTTTCCTGTGGCCTCGGCACCGTACAGCAAGAAAGCTGAGGTGGAGAGGAACAGCGCCCTTTAA